From the genome of Chanos chanos chromosome 5, fChaCha1.1, whole genome shotgun sequence, one region includes:
- the arl3b gene encoding ADP-ribosylation factor-like protein 3: MTETDSTTLRCPGCREARGTLGLLSILRKLKSTPDQEVRILLLGLDNGGKTTLLKQLASEDISHITPTQGFNIKSVQSQGFKLNVWDIGGQRKIRPYWKNYFENTDVLIYVIDSADRKRFEETGQELAELLEEEKLSGVPVLVFANKQDLLTAAPASEIAEGLNLHTIRDRVWQIQSCSALTGEGVQDGMNWVCKSVNSRRK, from the exons ATGACTGAAACCGACTCCACTACTCTGAGGTGTCCAGGTTGCAGAGAGGCACGTGGCACGTTG GGTCTGCTGTCGATTTTACGGAAACTGAAGAGTACCCCTGACCAGGAGGTGCGAATCTTGCTTTTGGGTCTGGATAACGGGGGCAAGACCACATTACTCAAACAACTGGCGTCGGAGGATATCAGTCACATCACTCCTACACAG gGCTTCAACATCAAGAGTGTGCAATCACAAGGTTTTAAACTTAACGTGTGGGATATCGGGGGTCAGAGAAAGATTCGACCTTACTGGAAGAACTACTTTGAGAACACAGACGTGCTG aTCTATGTTATAGACAGTGCAGATCGCAAGAGATTTGAAGAAACAGGACAG gaGCTGGCTGAGCTGTTGGAGGAGGAGAAGCTGAGTGGTGTTCCAGTCCTGGTCTTTGCGAACAAACAGGACTTACTGACAGCCGCTCCTGCCTCCGAGATCGCAGAGGGTTTGAACCTGCACACCATCCGGGACAGGGTGTGGCAGATCCAGTCCTGTTCTGCACTCACCGGGGAAGGGGTTCAG GATGGCATGAACTGGGTCTGTAAGAGTGTCAACTCCAGGAGGAAGTAA
- the sfxn2 gene encoding sideroflexin-2: MDLSTFDIDAPRWDQSTFMGRLKHFFNITDCRTALLPDSRLDEAKALVESCRAGSVPPGTTEEQLYYAKKLYDSAFHPDTGDRMNLIGRMSFQVPGGMAITGFMLQFYRTVPAVVFWQWVNQSFNALVNYTNRNAASPITPKQIGVAYATATSTALATAVGLNLYTKRAPPLVARWVPFVAVAAANCVNIPMMRQQEILNGIAVTDENGNKLGHSRKAAIKGITQVVISRVTMAAPGMIILPIIMQRLERYRFMQKITFLHGPLQVMMVGVFLIFMVPAACSLFPQQCSMAVSKLEPELRDSIISQYGDRVSYVYFNKGL; the protein is encoded by the exons ATGGATTTGAGTACATTCGATATAGACGCCCCGCGATGGGACCAGTCTACCTTCATGGGGCGACTCAAACACTTCTTCAACATCACAGACTGTCGGACGGCACTGCTGCCCGACTCCAGACTGGATGAGGCCAAAGCTTTAGTGGAGagctgcag GGCGGGGTCTGTGCCTCCAGGGACCACTGAGGAACAGCTTTACTACGCCAAGAAGCTCTATGACTCCGCCTTTCACCCTGACACGGGAGATAGAATGAACCTGATTGGCCGCATGTCGTTCCAGGTGCCTGGGGGCATGGCTATCACTGGTTTTATGCTTCAGTTTTACAG GACGGTACCTGCCGTGGTGTTTTGGCAGTGGGTGAACCAGTCATTTAACGCCTTGGTCAACTACACCAACCGCAATGCTGCCTCACCCATCACTCCAAA aCAAATCGGAGTCGCTTATGCAACGGCGACCAGCACCGCACTAGCCACCGCCGTAGGCCTGAACCTCTACACTAAG agggCTCCCCCTCTGGTGGCGCGCTGGGTACCGTTTGTTGCCGTGGCAGCGGCCAACTGTGTCAATATTCCAATGATGAGACAACA GGAGATCCTTAATGGTATTGCTGTCACAGATGAAAACGGAAACAAACTGGGCCACTCTCGG AAAGCAGCCATCAAAGGCATCACCCAGGTGGTCATCTCTAGGGTTACCATGGCAGCACCAggaatga TCATCCTGCCCATCATAATGCAGCGTTTGGAGAGATACAGATTCATGCAG AAAATCACTTTCCTTCACGGACCTTTACAAGTCATGATGGTGGGAGTGTT TTTAATCTTCATGGTGCCTGCAGCCTGTTCCCTGTTCCCACaacaatg TTCCATGGCTGTGTCCAAATTGGAGCCTGAACTACGAGATTCCATCATCTCCCAGTACGGAGACCGCGTCAGCTATGTCTACTTCAACAAGGGCTTATga